The nucleotide sequence GGACCACGCCCATCGTCGCGTCCGTCGACGCCATGCCGCACACCACCAGGTCGAACCCGGCCTGCTCGATCGCCTTCGCGAGAATCAGCGACGTCCCCAGCGCGTCGGTGCCCGCGATGTCGTCGTCGTTGACGTGGATCGCCCTGTCACCGCCCATCGCCAAAGCCTTCCGCAAGGCCTCCTTGGCGTCGTCCGGCCCCACCGTGAGATACGTGATCTCCGCCTCGACACCCGACTCGACGATCCGCAGCGCCTGCTCGATCGCGTACTCGTCGAGCTCGGACAACAGCGAGTCCACCGACTCCCGGTCGGTCGTACCGTCCTCGTTGAACCCGCGGTCCGCGGTCGCGTCGGGCACATACTTCACGCAGACAACGATTTTCACAAAGCTCTCCTGTGGTCGTCCGAACGGGCGTGACGCAGCCTTTCGCGCCTGGTGCGCCGTCCTCTGCGGCATAGTCTAGATTAATTATCTATCTGATATAACCTAAGTAGATGTGATGTTGGGGCTTGTGTCGGCTCCGGACCGGGAGTGCTGTATGCGCATGTTGGAAGGCCGCGGTGCGGTGGTGACCGGCGCGGCCCAGGGGATCGGCTGGGAGATCGCCAGAGTCCTCGGCGACGCCGGGGCGTCGGTTTTGGTGGGCGACATCAACGGTGACGCCGCGAAGGACGCCGCGGCCCGCCTGCGCGAACACGGCGTGGCCGCCGATGCGTTGCGTTGCGACGTCACCGATCCCGGCGACGTCGAAGCCCTCATCGCCCATGGCACCGAGGTCTTCGGGCCGCTCGACGTCATGGTGAACAACGCGGGCATCACCCGGGACGCGACGATGCGCAAGATGCCGATCGAGGACTTCCGAACCGTGCTGGATGTTCACCTGACCGGCGCCTGGAACGGAACCCGGTACGCGGCGGAGGCCATGCGCGCGCACGGCCGCGGCAGCATCGTCAACATCTCCTCGATCTCCGGCAAGGTCGGCAACTTCGGGCAGACGAACTACAGCGCCGCCAAGGCCGGCATGGTCGGGTTGACCAAGGCCTCGGCCAAGGAACTGGCCAAAGCCGGAATACGCGTCAACGCCGTTCAGCCCGGATTGATCCGGACCGCGATGACCGAGGCCATGCCCGCGCACGCCTGGGAGGCCAAGATGGCCGAAATCCCGATGGGACGGGCCGGTGAGCCGGTGGAGGTCGCCAACGTCGTGCTGTTCCTGGCCTCCGACCTCGCGGGATACCTCACCGGTGCCGTGCTCGAGGTCACCGGCGGCCGGTACATGTGAGCCGGCTCCGCCGGGCCCCGTTTTCCCGAAGGCCGCGAAGCCCCGAAGTCCCGAAGCAGGAGTAGGAACCATGCGCGTGTTCACCAGTCTCGACGAGATCCGTGCGGCCCAGGGCAGCGTCCTGGGAACGAGCGACTGGCTGACGATCGACCAGGAGCGCATCGACCGCTTCGCCGACGCCACCGGCGACCACCAGTGGATCCACGTCGACCAAGAGCGTGCCACTCAGGGGCCGTTCGGCGCCACCATCGCGCACGGCTACCTGACGTTGTCGCTGCTGCCGTATTTCTCGGTGCAGAACTACCGCGTCGAAGGCGCCCGGATGTCGGTCAACTACGGCCTGGACAAAGTGCGCTTCGTCGCCCCCGTCAAGGTCGGCTCCCGGCTGCGCGGAGTCACCGAGCTGGCCCAGGTGACCGACGTGGACGGCGGCGCGCAGCTCCGCTTTCGCACCACCGTGGAACTCGACGGCTCCGAGCGGCCCGCCTGTGTGGCCGAGACGCTCAGCCGCCAGTACTTCTGACGCATCGAAACCCGAGGCCCGCGCGCTACGCCGCGAGGACGCTGCTCCACGACCGGGCCGTCCGCGCGGCCCACGAACGAACCGAAAGAGGTGGAACATGGCCGCCCAGCTGCGCGATGCCGTGATATGCGAACCGCTGCGCACACCGGTCGGTGGCTACGGCGGGGCCTTCCGTGAGGTGTCCGCGACCCAGTTGGCGGCCACCGTGATCCGGGCCCTGCTGGAGCGCACCGGGGTGCCCGCGCACGCCGTCGACGACGTCATGCTCGGCCAGTGCTACCCCAACGGGGAAGCACCCGCGATTGGCCGAGTCGCGGCACTCGACGCCGGCCTGCCCGTCGAGGTGCCCGGAATCCAGCTCGACCGCCGGTGCGGTTCCGGTCTGCAGGCGGTGATCAACGCCGCGATGCAGGTGCAGACCGGGGCGAGCGACCTTGTCGTCGCGGGCGGCGCGGAGTCGATGAGCCAGGCCGAGTTCTACACCACCGACGCACGGTGGGGAGTGCGCGGCAACGGCACCATGCTGCACGACCGCCTGGCCCGCGGGCGAGTCACGGCGGGCGGGGTCAACCACCCCGTGCCCGGCGGCATGCTGGAGACCGCGGAGAACCTGCGTCGCGAGTACGCGATTCCCCGCGCGGAGCAGGACGAACTCGCGCTGCGGTCGCACGAGAAGGCCGTCGCCGCGCAGCGGTCCGGCCGGTTCGCGGACGAGATCGTGCCGGTGACCGTACGCACCCGCAAGGGCGAGGTCGTCGTCGACACCGACGAGCACCCGAGGGCGGATTCGACCGCGGAGAAGCTGGCTCGTCTGCGGCCGGTGCTCGGCGCCCAGGACCCGGAGGCGACGGTCACCGCGGGCAACGCCAGCGGACAGAACGACGGCGCGGCGGCCTGCATCGTCACGTATCCGGAGCGGGCGGCCGAACTGGGGCTGCGACCGCTGGGCCGGCTGGTGTCCTGGGCGGTCGTGGGGGTGCCTCCCCGGACCATGGGCATCGGACCGGTTCCGGCGACCGAACGGGCGTTGTCCCGGGCCGGTCTGAAGCTCGCGGACATGGACCTCGTCGAGCTGAACGAGGCGTTCGCGGCCCAGGTGCTGGCCTGCACCCGGGAATGGGGTTTCACCGCGGCCGACTTCGAGCGCTTCAACGTCAACGGTTCGGGCATCTCGCTGGGGCATCCCGTCGGGGCGACCGGCGGAAGGATCCTGGCGACACTGCTGCGGGAGATGGACCGTCGTGAGGTGCGGTACGGCCTGGAGACGATGTGCCTGGGCGGAGGACAGGGGCTGAGCGCGGTGTTCGAGCGGGTCTCCTGATCGGTCGGGAAGCCCGTGCGGCGTTCCCCGTCGGACCGCTGTGGCGTCGCTCACGGCGTCCGACGCCGCGCTTGCCACCTGCTCCACGCAAAAGATGGATAGTCTCTATTAGCTGATCCAGTGAAATAGTTGTCCTGCATTCCGGTTGCCGGGTGTCGGTGTCTCGGCGTGATCGCCCGCGTTCCCCGCGGGCCGGTAGGGGAGGTGGACAGGTGGTGGACAACACTGCGGACGTACCGACCCACGGGACTTTGGGCGCACACGTCCGCGTACCCAAGATGGCGGAACTGGTGGCAGCGCAGCTTCGTCGCAAGATCGTGCGCGGCGAACTGGCCGGAGGACAGTCCCTCCCGGCCGAGACAACGCTGATGGAGGAGTTCGCGGTCTCCCGGCCGACGCTGCGTGAGGCGTTCCGGGTGCTGGAGTCGGAGGCGCTCATCAGCATCCGGCGCGGCGCGCGCGGGGGTGCCCGCGTCCAGGTCCCCGAGGGGGAGGTCGCGGCCCGGTACGCGGGTCTGGTGCTGGAGTACCGCGGTACGACGCTGCGGGACCTGTACGACGCGCGCACCCTCATCGAGGCGCCCTGCGCCGGCCTGCTCGCGCAGCGTGCCACCGACGACGACATCGCCCGGCTGCGGGCCGCGGTGGGCCACGCGGAGAGCCTGATGGACGATCCTTCGGCTTTCATCCGCGCCCACATGGAGTTCCACGCGCTGGTCGTGGACCTGTCCGGGAACGAGACCATGCGGGTGCTCAACGGGATGGTCCGGCACATCATCGACAAGGCCAACTGGTCGCACGTCGACCTGGACGCGGGGACCCCGGAGAACATCGAGGCGAACCACCACGGCTTCAAGGCGCATGTGAAGCTGGTCGAGTTGGTCGCCGCCGGTGAGCACGAGGCGGCCGAGGCGCTGTGGCGCTACCACTTGCAGGAGGCCGAGAAGTACCTCCTGCGTGACAACTCGATGGCGACCGTGCTCGACCTTCTCGGCTGAGCACACGACACGTCGGCCCGTTTCCGCAGGACGCTCCCGCCCGCGGAAACGGGCCGACGTGTTGCTCCGTCCGTCACACGCCGTCCGTCACACGCCGATGCGCCGCGCGAGGAGTGCGCGATGGTAGGCGGAGTCGCCGAGCAGGATCTGCGAGGTCTTCGCCCGCTTGAAGTACAGGTGTGCCGGGTGCTCCCAGGTGAACCCGATCCCGCCGTGGACCTGGATGTTCTCCTCGGTGGCCTTGACGCACGCGTCCGAGCAGAAGGCCTTGGCCAGGCTCGCGACAGCGGGCAGCTCCGCACTGTCGCGGTCCGCGGCAAGCAGGGCGTAGTACGCCGCCGCGCGGGCCGACTCCACTTCCACCAACACGTCCGCCAAGAGATGCTTGACGGCCTGGAACGAGCCGATCGTGCGGCCGAATTGGCGGCGCACCTTGGCGTAGTCGACCGCCATCTCCAACGCCCGTTCGGCCACACCGACTTGCTCCGCCGCCAATGCCGCCGCCGCCCGGTCCAACACGGCCGTCACGAGGTCCCAGGCGTCACCTCGGACGCGCAGCCGCCGCGCGGGAACGTCGGCGTACTCCAGCCGGGCCTGCCGCCGCGTCTGGTCCATGGTCGGGAGCGGGGTGCGCGTCAGGCCGGGGGCGTCGCCGTCCACCTCGAACACGCCGATGCCCTCCGCCGTGCGGGCCACCGTCAGCACCACGTCCGCGGTCGCGCCGTCCAGGACGAAGGTCTTGTGCCCGGTGAGGGCCCAGGCGTCGCCGTGCGGACGGGCCGTCAGGGTCACGCCTTCGGGGTCCCAGCGCGCCGAGCCCTCGGTGAGGGCCAGCGTCCCGACGAGTTCACCGCCCGCGAGGCCGGGAAGCCGTCGGGTACGGGCGTCCTCGTCGTCGGAGAGCAGGAGAGTCGTCGTCGCGAGCACCGCCGAGGCGAGGAAGGGTGTGCACACGAGCGCGCGGCCCATTTCCTCCAGTACGAGTCCGACCTCGACGAGACCGGCGCCCGCTCCGCCGTACTGCTCGGGAACCGCCAAGCCCTGAAGCTCTGTTTCCCTTCCCATCCGCCGCCACAGCGCGCGGTCGAACCCGTCCTCGGTGGCCATGGTGCGCCGCACCTCGGTCTCCGGCGACACCTCGCCGAGGAAGGCGCGTACGGTGCGCCGTAGTTCCTCTTGGGCGTCGTCGAACGCGAAGTCCATCTCCTTGCTCCGTTTCTCCGCGAAGGTCCGCCGACACAAGGGTCAGCGGTCCGCGATGATCTTCTCGACGATCGCGATGTGCTCGGGGGAGTGCATACTCTCCCGTTCGGCGGTCAGCGCGACCTCCATGACGTTCGCCATGGCTTGCTCCAGGTGGAGGTTCACCGCGCGCTTGGTGTCACGCAGTGCCTGCACGGGCAGCTTTGCGAGGCGGTCGACGAGGTCGAACGCCTCGTCCAGCAGCTTGTCGCGGGGCACCACGGTGTTGGCCAGGCCGAGCCGGACGGCGTCCTCGGCGCCCACCCGCTGTCCGAGGAACAGCATCTCCTTGGCCTTGGCCGGCCCGATGATCAGG is from Yinghuangia sp. ASG 101 and encodes:
- the fabG gene encoding 3-oxoacyl-ACP reductase FabG, with protein sequence MRMLEGRGAVVTGAAQGIGWEIARVLGDAGASVLVGDINGDAAKDAAARLREHGVAADALRCDVTDPGDVEALIAHGTEVFGPLDVMVNNAGITRDATMRKMPIEDFRTVLDVHLTGAWNGTRYAAEAMRAHGRGSIVNISSISGKVGNFGQTNYSAAKAGMVGLTKASAKELAKAGIRVNAVQPGLIRTAMTEAMPAHAWEAKMAEIPMGRAGEPVEVANVVLFLASDLAGYLTGAVLEVTGGRYM
- a CDS encoding MaoC family dehydratase codes for the protein MRVFTSLDEIRAAQGSVLGTSDWLTIDQERIDRFADATGDHQWIHVDQERATQGPFGATIAHGYLTLSLLPYFSVQNYRVEGARMSVNYGLDKVRFVAPVKVGSRLRGVTELAQVTDVDGGAQLRFRTTVELDGSERPACVAETLSRQYF
- a CDS encoding acetyl-CoA C-acetyltransferase, whose translation is MAAQLRDAVICEPLRTPVGGYGGAFREVSATQLAATVIRALLERTGVPAHAVDDVMLGQCYPNGEAPAIGRVAALDAGLPVEVPGIQLDRRCGSGLQAVINAAMQVQTGASDLVVAGGAESMSQAEFYTTDARWGVRGNGTMLHDRLARGRVTAGGVNHPVPGGMLETAENLRREYAIPRAEQDELALRSHEKAVAAQRSGRFADEIVPVTVRTRKGEVVVDTDEHPRADSTAEKLARLRPVLGAQDPEATVTAGNASGQNDGAAACIVTYPERAAELGLRPLGRLVSWAVVGVPPRTMGIGPVPATERALSRAGLKLADMDLVELNEAFAAQVLACTREWGFTAADFERFNVNGSGISLGHPVGATGGRILATLLREMDRREVRYGLETMCLGGGQGLSAVFERVS
- a CDS encoding FadR/GntR family transcriptional regulator; this encodes MVDNTADVPTHGTLGAHVRVPKMAELVAAQLRRKIVRGELAGGQSLPAETTLMEEFAVSRPTLREAFRVLESEALISIRRGARGGARVQVPEGEVAARYAGLVLEYRGTTLRDLYDARTLIEAPCAGLLAQRATDDDIARLRAAVGHAESLMDDPSAFIRAHMEFHALVVDLSGNETMRVLNGMVRHIIDKANWSHVDLDAGTPENIEANHHGFKAHVKLVELVAAGEHEAAEALWRYHLQEAEKYLLRDNSMATVLDLLG
- a CDS encoding acyl-CoA dehydrogenase family protein, translated to MDFAFDDAQEELRRTVRAFLGEVSPETEVRRTMATEDGFDRALWRRMGRETELQGLAVPEQYGGAGAGLVEVGLVLEEMGRALVCTPFLASAVLATTTLLLSDDEDARTRRLPGLAGGELVGTLALTEGSARWDPEGVTLTARPHGDAWALTGHKTFVLDGATADVVLTVARTAEGIGVFEVDGDAPGLTRTPLPTMDQTRRQARLEYADVPARRLRVRGDAWDLVTAVLDRAAAALAAEQVGVAERALEMAVDYAKVRRQFGRTIGSFQAVKHLLADVLVEVESARAAAYYALLAADRDSAELPAVASLAKAFCSDACVKATEENIQVHGGIGFTWEHPAHLYFKRAKTSQILLGDSAYHRALLARRIGV